One genomic region from Phocoena sinus isolate mPhoSin1 chromosome 21, mPhoSin1.pri, whole genome shotgun sequence encodes:
- the SLC25A4 gene encoding ADP/ATP translocase 1, with amino-acid sequence MSDQALSFLKDFLAGGVAAAISKTAVAPIERVKLLLQVQHASQQISAEKQYKGIIDCVVRIPKEQGVLSFWRGNLANVIRYFPTQALNFAFKDKYKQIFLGGVDRHKQFWRYFAGNLASGGAAGATSLCFVYPLDFARTRLAADVGKGAAQREFTGLGNCLTKIFKSDGLRGLYQGFNVSVQGIIIYRAAYFGVYDTAKGMLPDPKNVHIIVSWMIAQTVTAVAGLVSYPFDTVRRRMMMQSGRKGADIMYSGTVDCWRKIAKDEGPKAFFKGAWSNVLRGMGGAFVLVLYDEIKKYV; translated from the exons ATGAGCGACCAGGCTTTGAGCTTCTTGAAGGACTTCTTGGCTGGCGGCGTCGCCGCTGCCATCTCCAAGACCGCGGTTGCCCCCATCGAGAGAGTCAAACTGCTGCTGCAG GTCCAGCATGCCAGCCAACAGATCAGTGCTGAGAAGCAATACAAAGGGATCATTGATTGCGTGGTGAGAATCCCCAAGGAGCAGGGCGTTCTCTCCTTCTGGAGGGGTAACCTGGCCAACGTGATCCGTTACTTCCCCACCCAAGCTCTCAACTTCGCCTTCAAGGACAAGTACAAGCAGATCTTCCTGGGGGGCGTGGACCGGCATAAGCAGTTCTGGCGCTACTTTGCCGGTAACCTGGCTTCCGGTGGGGCAGCTGGGGCCACCTCTCTCTGCTTTGTCTACCCGCTGGACTTTGCTAGGACCAGATTGGCCGCCGACGTGGGCAAGGGTGCTGCCCAGCGTGAGTTCACTGGTCTGGGCAACTGTCTCACCAAGATCTTCAAGTCTGATGGCCTGAGGGGTCTCTACCAGGGTTTCAACGTCTCTGTCCAGGGCATCATTATCTATAGAGCCGCCTACTTTGGAGTCTATGACACGGCCAAGG GGATGTTGCCTGACCCCAAGAATGTGCACATTATCGTGAGCTGGATGATCGCCCAGACTGTGACGGCGGTCGCGGGGTTGGTGTCCTACCCCTTTGACACTGTCCGTCGTAGGATGATGATGCAGTCTGGTCGGAAAGGGG CGGATATTATGTACTCTGGGACAGTGGACTGCTGGAGGAAGATTGCAAAAGATGAAGGACCCAAGGCTTTCTTCAAAGGCGCCTGGTCCAACGTGTTGAGAGGCATGGGCGGTGCTTTTGTATTGGTATTGTATGATGAGATCAAAAAATATGTCTGA